The genome window GGCTATTCCCATATTGCCCCACGTACCCTATTGCAGTTGCAGCTGAGCATCCAGCCATCAGCAAACACAGCATTACCTGTCAGACGAAAGAAAGATTCGAACTTGAgacatctttaaaaaaaaaaggagaaaacccTGCTAGACTAATAGTTCGTTGATATACAGTAATTTTATGCTTGTAAAGCCGAGCTGGCATACCAAATTGTGTAGGGACAAGATATTGCGGTCTGAACCAAAAGATTCAAACTTGAGACctctttttgaaagaaaaaaaaaacgcagaGAACTCGGCTAGACCAATAAATATTGGTAATAAGGAAAATTATGGGTGGAAAATAAAAACCGAGTTGGCATACCAAATCGTGTAGGAACAAGATGAAGTAGTTGGTAGGATTCGAGCCATGGCGATGGATAAGGAAAAGGAGGAACAAGGAAAGCAAGCAGAAGGCACTCACAACAgcatttgcataagcaaagaaCCTGCAAAAATACATAATAtgtatgaaaaattaattaaacaaaatgagaaaaaaattatttttacttttcggGGGCAAAATAAAATTGGTTTTATCTTTCATCTTACTTGAAGGTAGGTGAATAATAATATCGAGCATCAAATTCTATGCCAATAATCTGACTGCTTTGCTTGTTGGTGACCATCACCCATGTTGCAGCCAATGTAGCAGTCATTGTGACAGTTCTCATGAAGATTTGGACTCCAAGAAAAATCTTTTGGGTTTTCAGAGGTGGGTTTTGCTGGAACTTGGAGTCTGTGCTGGCCATGGTGAAAAGTTCTTGGGTTGCAGAAAACAAGGAACAGAAAATAAGAGCTGAAGGGAAACGATAAGGGGCAGATATTGAGTAGTGTGTGGAGATAAGAGGAGCATTTATACAAGAAAATGGTGATAGGAATCTTTCGAGAGTGGAGAGTTAAGGTGTTGGTGTGACTTGTCGACTCAACCGCAAATTAAATTTTTGGGTTTCCATTTTATCTCATTTGCAGAATTTTGGCATGGGCAATTACatggtttttcttattttaaatGCAAGgatattaagaaaaaaaaaaagattcgaGCACAGGACTTCTGGCGAAAGAATAAACGTTCTTAACCATTTAAACTATTCTTTGACAATTACATTGATAAACTTAAACCCAACGATTCTTTTGAAATTTGGTTTAATATTTGCTTAAGGttatttagtttgattttttttttacaaacgataagataattatattaatttcatTTAAGGTACGGAGGGAGAGAGATTCAAACTTAAAATCAAATGGTAAAATATATTACTCTAACCAACTTGACTATACCTAAATTTACGACTTAGTTTTTATTATTACCGAGTTAATTTAACTCAATTACCCGAGTGAGTGATGATGCTCCTAGAGCATTGAGAAGTTCAGAAAAGTTTGTCAGTTTTGGAAGAGAGAATTACAGCCATCTTTTGGAAGAGAGAATTACAGCCATCTGCCAACCATGTTCATGTCATGTGAATGGTTACTACTTTTAACTTAGTGCTGAgctaaaaaaacaaattatcaGTGATCTGTAATTCAGGATCTCATATGTTGAATTGGAGTAATTATTTATTCCCCTTCTTCCATGTATGGTTTCACAGTTACTACCAACCAAGAAGGTGGatcaagaaatttttttttactagtaaGATGTTTATGTTGTTAGACTGTGCATCTAAATTATTCATACATGTTGTTTTTATCCGTATGTGTGACCTATATTCAAAGTCTGGCAACATAAGTATTTGTGTATACTTATATTTGACAACATAAGATGTTTATACTGTTAGACACGTTACTAAACTATTAGCTATGTTGTGACCTGTATTCAAAGTCTAACAACATAAGTATTTGTCGGATAACATTAGTTTGACAAAAACAATCTCACTGTGAAATCTCAATCCCGTATTTACACACTAATTCAAAAGTTTACCTTTTGTTCAAACATGGCATTTACTTCATATATGTACAACTTTAAGCTTTGAACCCATAACTTGTCTATCGATTTTTTCCACTCGTTCAGTAAAAAGTTACAAACCCTTTACTGGAAAACCACGATTTCTCTTGCAAAATTTACTGCGGCCTAGATTTGGATAGCCAAACTGTGCAACATTTTTGTCTTTAAATCGATTGAAATCATGTAAGTTTGATCAACTTTCCAACCTTTCAGATAAAAGGATGCTTCCAGGATGGGAgttttctcaaaagctgcaaccaatataaataaaaagaggTCGACACGACACGTTTTGGGACTCAGGATACGACCCCCTAACCATATTCAATGCCATGCATGTTTTTTTAAGTTACTAGGTTGTGGTGGCCACTCCTATCATATTTATCTATGTACGAGGCCAGGTTTGGCATGTTACATTATAGAGACTAGACGGAACCAAAATATATGTATTCATGTCGAATAATAAATTGCTTAAGGGGTTGGATAATGCTATATGAATCCTACCACGTAATTCATTAGGATAACGTTTTCTCATCAGAGTTTACATTGTTAGGCAAATTTATGCTTAATTATGTTGTTAAACTGTTGTGGTATGATAATATAAATACTATGGGCTCATTTTTTAACAAGTGTTTggtgtttaaaatttgatcggATTGCTTAAAAGATTGAATAATACTATATGATGAATTCTATCACCTGCTCCATTAGGGTAGTGTTCTCTATTTTTATGTTGTGGGGCAAATGTATGCTTATGTTGCGAGATTGTTGTAGTATAAaaacaagggaactttaacgaaaagcacctggtactgttcactttaacgaaaaaccacatttttacactaaaaagtcaatcctggtactattcactttaccctttattttgtccttatcattaaaactcaaagttttcaagcccttttcattagttttccttaaaaacaatTGGTTTGTCTTTGTATGAGCTCATTTAGTGCCTAGGTTTAGATTTAGACTAGATTGCTTAAAATATTGGATAATATTATATGATGAATCCTATCACATGCTCGTTTAGGGTAATGTTCTCTATCAGCTTTATGTTGTGAGACGGTTGTAGTATAAAAACAATTGGTTTGCCTTTGTATGAGCTCATTTAGTGTCTAGGTTTAGATTTAGACTCGATTGCTTAAAATATTGGATAATACTATATGATGAATCCTATCACATGCTTATTTAGGGTAATGTTCTCTATCAGCTTTATGTTGTGAAGCAAATGTATGCTTATGTTGTTAGACTGTAGTCATTTGACAATAGAAATACTATGGGCTCGTCTTTCTGTGGGATTAGGCTATGATTAGATTGGATTGAATAACTCACtgttatttaaaatatttaaggAATAAATGAAGATATTTGTCCAACTTAAAAATAGATGATGTATAATTCATAAATAAACTTATTCCTTTTTGGCTACTACATCCATTATAGGGGAGTGATCTATGTTCACCTCTTTCTACCTTCtgtcttcttagcatttctctcttccttttttccCCTCTTTGCCACTATATATTGGTTATGTTGTGTATATCCTTCTGCAAGCACTTGAGACACATTTATTTCAAAATCTGGTATAAATTAACATCTAACGTACCAATATAGTATCCAACTTCAGGATGGAGGTAAAAGATCCAATCATATTAGACCATAAATCTGCAATCAGTGTTGTAGAATCCAACATATATAGGGTGTGTAAAGCACTAGGGAGGTAGATTTGCTGGCTAGGTTTCACTATCAAGGTGCAATTTTCACTTTCCACATCAAGAAATTAGGTGGGTTTTGAAGTAATACCAAAATTAACGGAGGGCATAACTACCGTCTGAATTTTTCAAAATGGCCAAATCAAATCAATTTGGCGGTTCAATAAGTTTTTACAATTACAAAAATATAATCTTGAGCTGAGCCGACTAAATTCCTGTTTGAAATTGCTTAAACTGAACCAAACATAACCAAGCTTAATTtactttcattaaaatgaaataGCAAGCTCCATCATGATAAGTTGGCCAACCTCAGCCTCACTCATTCTTTGGGTCCGGTCTATTTTGACCAAACTCCATCTTCTTGTAAGCAATTGTTATTTTTGTGATATTTCTGGGGTCTCTCGACCTCACgacattattttataatttctcTTTTGTCGGTCTATTAGCAAAGAAAGTCCAATCAATACTTCATTTTGATTCTCAGGGGTAATTAACTCTTTATGAAAAAACTATGAGACTCCTCAATTTGTAGCACTTTTTTTTACTTCCTAAATTCAAATTTGTGCTTTGTTATTTTTAACAAAGCATTTTCTCCAATTTAGTAATCAATTATTTTGCTTATTTTCTCGTAGCTGGACCACTTCTTATAATTgtagacgaagaagaagacggttcttttttcttttattcagTTGGAGATAGCAGCACCTGTTCACTTAAGTACACGCATATATGTTCTAGCACACACCGCATAATTTTACGGTATTTATCGTTGCAGACGAATCACAATCCGACTTGGGTGCTTATAATTTTCTATTTGCGATTTCACTGAGTTCCAACAATCTCGCTCCATTAAGATTTTTGTTACCTTGCTCGCACATCTTCAGTTTAAAGTTATCTCATTACAACTGCACAACTTGAATCGCATTGTTTTGCGCTTGTAAACTTAATATAAATTATTGACTCATTCCTTGACAGCTTAAGCTAGGTAACAAAAATCTTTTTAGCTAAAAGTCCTAAGTTCGATCCTCATTCTCTGCTTCTTTATTGCTTCGTATACGAACTAGGATTAACTGACCCTGTCAGATGACACTAATCTTGATTCTTTTCTTAaagggtaaatcgccaaaatggtccctgagatttgcataactcatcactttggtctctgagattccaaattgataaaagtggtccctgagattgtctaccatccatcattttggtcattccgttaaaaactccgttaagtgtcctggagctcttggctggaagtttgggcaatttttaaagtttcgtaactcaatcgtttcttaaccaaattcgacccataatatatcaaaatgaagatatgaaagtgtagaataagattatatctattttgaagcccaatggttgccagtgattgccggaaaatagcctcaaagttgactggtccgagtgaaaacttgaaaactcgccggaaactgggtaaacttcttcaatactcaacgaaatcaagtgattcaaaaaataaaatcatacttctcgacgagacgaagagaatggtacctttttcgatGCTAAATCACCTTGGTTTGGCTAGAAAAATGctcaaaagtggctaactcgaaacCAAGACAGctactttcgagccattttccggccaaaccatggcgaTTTAGTCatcaaaaaaggtaccattctctttttatcatcgagaagtatgattttcttttttgaatcacttgatttcgttgagtattgaagaagttatgaacgtttaaagtttacctagtttccggcgagttttcaagttttcactcggaccagtcaactttgaggctattttctggcaatctctggcaaccattgggcttcaaaatagatataatcttattctacactttcatatcttcattttgatatattatgggtcgaatttggttaagaaacgattgagttacgaagctttgaaaattgcccaaacttcctgccaagagctccgggacacttaacggaatgaccaaaataatggatggtggacaatctcagggaccacttttatcgatttggaatctcaaggaccaaagtgatgagttatgcaaatcttaaggaccatttttcatttcttaaaataACCCCTTTTTACatggacaaaaaaataaaattacagtTTGGTGGGTGGTTGGAGGGGAAGAATGATCGAAAAGTGAAATTCATTTGGTTTGGAATCTTCTTTTTACCGTTCTTTTGAAAATTACTACATTTTAGGGAAGCCTGTGCagtgcccccccccccccccccccccccctcctcttctctctctctctcttcataaGTACTAGCAATGGCTGAATTAGCTGACATAGAAACAAATTGCTCTCAGGGTGCCTAGTTCAAGTCCTAAACGAAAACTCCAAGCTTTAGTCTCATCGACGAGTTAAGGACTCGTGAGGTTGGTTTGTATTCCAGTTGGTTAAGACCCTTCACCTGTGCGCTGGCTATCCTGCATTCAACGACTCCCCTTTTTGCTTACATtgcttataaaaataaattatatatgaAAAAAGGAGTTAAGTACTAGATGGAAGTGTCTATCAAAGTGATCATAAATCTACAAGCATTTAGAACATATTTAATCGACTAATTATTGATAATTACAATTATTTACAGATTGAATGGGGAATTGCCCCAAAGATGACTGGGAGATTTGAACTGAATTTACAGCTATCTATTTTAGCAGAGAATTCCTACGCCTTTAGTTGCTGATATCAAAGTATTTCGGATCGGAAGGAAAGTGATATTCCACATGTAACTgcaaaacgaaaaacaaaatGCGTAGTTGGATTACGATAAGGGTCTCAAGACTGTTTCATGCCTGGAAACAAAGTGAAGAACTAAGATTTATAAACTTATCGAGACCAAAACACAGACAGGTTACGCGTAGTTGAATGCTACATTGTTCTATTTACTTCCGCGGATAAATACGAATCATGCAAGATTACATGCACACCAACATGGAAAACATCTATAATGCAAATCAATATATAAGGTGTGGTGTATGTACCTTGCCCTCATCAGCATCTGTCTGGCGTTGAGGGAACACGACCCTCAAATCATTATACAAGTAGAAGCGCCTCT of Malus sylvestris chromosome 6, drMalSylv7.2, whole genome shotgun sequence contains these proteins:
- the LOC126625169 gene encoding CASP-like protein 1F2, coding for MASTDSKFQQNPPLKTQKIFLGVQIFMRTVTMTATLAATWVMVTNKQSSQIIGIEFDARYYYSPTFKFFAYANAVVSAFCLLSLFLLFLIHRHGSNPTNYFILFLHDLVMLCLLMAGCSAATAIGYVGQYGNSHSGWAPICDHFGKFCKRGTDSVVLSYLSLVFLLMLTISSATKSRKIQV